The following are from one region of the Cyanobium gracile PCC 6307 genome:
- a CDS encoding 4-hydroxy-3-methylbut-2-enyl diphosphate reductase, with translation MDTRAFKRSLHHSDRYNRRGFGLGDEVAGSLEQAYQSNLIASLRENGHVLQRGRLKIRLAEAFGFCWGVERAVAMAYETRRHYPSERIWITNEIIHNPSVNAHLRQMDVRFIPVDDDVKDFSEVGTGDVVILPAFGATVQEMQLLNERGCHIVDTTCPWVSKVWNTVEKHKKHAFTSIIHGKVKHEETLATSSFAGTYLVVLDLAEARMVSDFILERGQGATDREAFMRHFANACSPGFDPDRDLVRVGVANQTTMLKSETEEIGRLFERTMLQRYGPAELDEHFLAFNTICDATQERQDAMFALVDEPLDLMVVIGGYNSSNTTHLQEIAVSRGIRSFHIDTPERIGPGNRIEHKPLGGELEILKPFLPEGPVRVGITSGASTPDRVVEDVIERLVGLSEE, from the coding sequence GTGGACACCCGTGCCTTCAAGCGCTCCCTCCACCACTCGGATCGCTACAACCGCCGCGGCTTCGGCCTGGGCGACGAGGTCGCGGGCAGCCTCGAGCAGGCCTACCAGAGCAACCTGATCGCCAGCCTGCGGGAGAACGGCCATGTCCTGCAGCGCGGCCGCCTCAAGATCCGCCTGGCGGAGGCCTTCGGCTTCTGCTGGGGCGTGGAGCGGGCGGTGGCGATGGCCTACGAAACCCGCCGCCACTACCCCAGCGAGCGGATCTGGATCACCAACGAGATCATCCACAACCCCTCGGTCAACGCCCATCTGCGCCAGATGGACGTCCGCTTCATCCCGGTCGACGACGACGTCAAGGACTTCTCCGAGGTGGGCACCGGGGACGTGGTGATCCTGCCGGCCTTCGGCGCCACCGTGCAGGAGATGCAGCTGCTCAACGAACGGGGCTGCCACATCGTCGACACCACCTGCCCCTGGGTCTCGAAGGTGTGGAACACCGTCGAGAAGCACAAGAAGCATGCCTTCACCTCGATCATCCACGGCAAGGTGAAGCACGAGGAGACCCTGGCCACGAGTTCTTTCGCCGGCACTTACCTGGTGGTGCTCGACCTGGCCGAGGCCCGCATGGTGAGCGACTTCATCCTCGAGCGGGGCCAGGGGGCCACCGATCGCGAGGCCTTCATGCGCCATTTCGCCAATGCCTGCTCCCCCGGCTTCGATCCCGACCGGGATCTGGTGCGGGTGGGCGTCGCCAACCAGACCACCATGCTCAAGAGCGAAACCGAGGAGATCGGCCGCCTGTTCGAGCGCACCATGCTGCAGCGCTACGGCCCCGCCGAGCTCGACGAGCACTTCCTCGCCTTCAATACCATCTGCGATGCCACCCAGGAGCGCCAGGACGCCATGTTCGCCCTGGTGGACGAGCCCCTCGACCTGATGGTGGTCATCGGCGGCTACAACTCCTCCAACACCACCCACCTGCAGGAGATCGCCGTCAGCCGCGGCATCCGCTCCTTCCACATCGACACCCCCGAGCGCATCGGACCGGGCAACCGCATCGAGCACAAGCCCCTGGGCGGTGAGCTCGAGATCCTCAAACCCTTCCTGCCGGAGGGGCCGGTGCGGGTGGGCATCACCTCCGGCGCCTCCACCCCCGACCGGGTGGTGGAGGACGTGATCGAGCGCCTGGTGGGCCTCAGCGAGGAGTGA
- a CDS encoding DUF1997 domain-containing protein, protein MAAGSSLHQGPDDTGATPSEPLRDRADPAIRRYASVFADLMEMRAPAAVVGAYLDRHEGWFRRCAAPMTVEPIGSQGYVLTLGRFGNFGFEVEPTIGLELLPQAAGVYRIVTVPLPDSDAALRGLYDVEFAASLRLDEASGSEVSHEEVDGVMLHTLVRWQLDLAVWLRLPGMLSLLPEHLVQSSGDHLLRQIVRQISRRLTWKVQEDFHASHGIPCPPRRRAQF, encoded by the coding sequence ATGGCGGCAGGCTCCTCCCTGCACCAGGGTCCCGACGACACCGGGGCCACCCCCAGCGAGCCCCTGCGCGACAGGGCGGACCCTGCCATCCGCCGCTACGCCAGCGTCTTCGCCGATCTGATGGAGATGCGGGCTCCGGCCGCCGTGGTGGGGGCCTACCTTGACCGCCATGAGGGCTGGTTCCGCCGCTGTGCCGCCCCGATGACGGTGGAGCCGATCGGCAGCCAGGGGTATGTGCTGACCCTCGGCCGCTTCGGCAACTTCGGCTTCGAGGTGGAGCCCACCATCGGCCTCGAGCTGCTGCCCCAGGCCGCCGGGGTCTACCGCATCGTCACCGTGCCCCTGCCCGACTCCGACGCGGCCCTGCGGGGGCTCTACGACGTCGAATTCGCGGCCTCCCTGCGCCTCGACGAGGCCAGCGGCTCCGAGGTGTCCCACGAGGAGGTGGATGGGGTGATGCTCCACACCCTGGTGCGCTGGCAGCTCGACCTGGCCGTGTGGCTGCGCCTGCCCGGCATGCTCTCCCTGCTCCCGGAGCACCTGGTCCAGAGCAGCGGCGACCACCTGCTGCGGCAGATCGTGCGGCAGATCTCCCGCCGGCTCACCTGGAAGGTGCAGGAGGATTTCCACGCCAGCCACGGCATCCCCTGCCCGCCCCGGCGCCGGGCCCAGTTCTGA
- a CDS encoding DUF4079 domain-containing protein, producing MFAALPASIAFALNFAHPLLMWVLLGLAGYAMVLGIKAKKTRTASAEDRKELIKGQFAKRHFQFGSIVLALMVLGCVGGMAVTYINNGKLFVSPHLLVGLGMLSLIALAASLSPLMQAGNLIARKVHVGLNMTLMTLFLWQAVSGMQIVNKILTAPAT from the coding sequence ATGTTCGCCGCCCTTCCCGCTTCGATCGCCTTCGCCCTCAACTTCGCCCACCCCCTGCTGATGTGGGTGCTGCTGGGTCTGGCGGGCTACGCCATGGTCCTGGGGATCAAGGCCAAGAAGACCCGCACGGCCAGCGCCGAGGACCGTAAGGAGCTGATCAAGGGGCAGTTCGCCAAGCGCCATTTCCAGTTCGGCAGCATCGTCCTGGCGCTGATGGTGCTGGGCTGCGTCGGCGGCATGGCCGTCACCTATATCAACAACGGCAAGTTGTTTGTCAGCCCGCACCTGCTGGTGGGGCTCGGCATGCTCTCCCTGATCGCCCTGGCGGCCTCCCTCTCCCCCCTGATGCAGGCCGGCAACCTGATCGCCCGCAAGGTGCACGTGGGCCTCAACATGACCCTGATGACCCTGTTCCTGTGGCAGGCCGTCAGCGGCATGCAGATCGTCAACAAGATCCTCACCGCCCCCGCCACCTGA